The Candidatus Methylomirabilota bacterium genome includes a region encoding these proteins:
- a CDS encoding PAS domain S-box protein, translating into MTTPFETFLETVPDAMVVVDRQGRIVMVNSQAERLFGYRREQLLGLQVELLVPERYRGSHSEHREGYSTAPTVRPMGAAQELYGRRKDGSEFPVEISLAPVETEQGILVASAIRDITDRKRAEAQRASLIREHAARAQAEAANRAKDEFLATLSHELRNPLGAVLSAVALLDKVGLQEDPAIKARAIIRRQAQRLSRLLDDLLDIARLQTGREDPADNSTR; encoded by the coding sequence GTGACGACGCCGTTCGAGACCTTCCTCGAAACAGTTCCCGACGCGATGGTGGTCGTGGACCGCCAGGGCCGCATCGTCATGGTGAACAGCCAGGCGGAGCGCCTGTTCGGTTACCGCAGGGAGCAGTTGCTGGGTCTGCAGGTCGAGCTTCTAGTGCCTGAGCGATACCGGGGTTCCCACTCGGAGCACCGGGAAGGCTACTCCACGGCGCCGACTGTCAGACCGATGGGGGCCGCCCAGGAACTGTACGGGCGCCGCAAGGACGGCAGCGAGTTCCCGGTCGAGATCAGCCTGGCGCCTGTGGAAACCGAGCAGGGCATCTTGGTGGCAAGCGCCATTCGCGACATCACCGACCGCAAGCGAGCCGAAGCCCAGCGGGCAAGTCTCATTCGAGAGCATGCGGCTCGGGCGCAAGCCGAGGCAGCGAACCGTGCGAAGGACGAGTTTCTCGCCACGCTGTCACACGAACTTCGCAATCCGCTCGGCGCGGTGTTGAGTGCCGTGGCACTGCTCGACAAGGTAGGCCTGCAGGAGGACCCCGCCATCAAAGCGCGCGCGATCATTCGCCGCCAGGCGCAACGATTGTCGCGACTACTTGATGATTTGCTGGACATTGCGCGGCTGCAGACCGGCCGGGAAGATCCTGCTGACAACTCAACGCGTTGA